In the genome of Vicia villosa cultivar HV-30 ecotype Madison, WI linkage group LG7, Vvil1.0, whole genome shotgun sequence, one region contains:
- the LOC131617582 gene encoding uncharacterized protein LOC131617582, translating into MPCIYITTNLNLDGVDTDPIFSEVTTAISTIIGRPEKFVMVLLKSSVPISFEGNKDPAAYAEIISMGGINKEVKSKLIATIGTILQSKLSIPRTRFFVKVFDTTAFPTPSKL; encoded by the exons atgccttGCATTTACATCACCACCAATCTTAACTTAGATGGAGTTGATACTGATCCCATCTTTTCTGAAGTCACCACTGCCATCTCAACAATCATCGGAAGACCCGAAAAG TTTGTGATGGTCCTATTGAAGTCATCAGTGCCAATATCATTTGAAGGAAACAAAGATCCAGCAGCTTATGCTGAAATAATATCAATGGGTGGCAtaaataaagaagtgaagagtAAACTCATTGCTACCATTGGCACCATATTACAGTCAAAACTCTCTATTCCAAGAACACGTTTTTTCGTTAAAGTTTTTGATACCACTGCATTTCCTACCCCATCTAAATTGTAA